The stretch of DNA CCGTAGGAGGAGATCTTCTCCTGCGGAACCTCGATCAAGGCCACCACGGAACCGCCGGTGCGTTCCTGCACAGCGATCATGGTGGTCAGGAGCTCATCGCGTTCATCGATCAAGTCATCACCCAAGAGCACAGCAAACGGCTCATTACCCACATGGGTCTTGGCACGCAATACTGCGTGGCCTAGGCCCTGNGGATCACCCTGGCGGACGTAGTGAATTTCGCCAAGGTCGGTGGCGTGCTGGATGGCGGCTAGACGTTCGGTGTCACCCTTGGCCTCCAACAGCTGCTCCGTGACCGGGACACGGTCAAAATGGTCCTCAAGNGCGCGCTTGTTACGCCCAGTGATCATCAAAACGTCGGTGAGGCCGGCGCTAACAGCTTCCTGAACCACATATTGAATGGCAGGCTTGTCAACGACAGGCAGCATTTCCTTGGGCATTGCTTTGGTGGCTGGCAAGAAACGAGTTCCCAAACCAGCTGCGGGAATTACCGCCTTGCGTACATGCTTTGCAGAAGTCATGCCCTTATGTTAACTGATGTTTTCCACGGTGGTTCCTGAATGACGCCCAAATGGAGCCTGAATGACGAACTCCCATGGCAGGGAAACTTGCTATCCGCACGAATCTTGTTGCAGGTAGGTGATGGTCAGTTGGGCCATTGTTTGTTCCCCGCAGCGATGCAGCCCGTCCAGCATCGCGGCGGCCTTGAGATAGTGACCAATCTTTAGAAAGTGGACAATATCTGCTGACAGCTCGCTCAACCGCGATGCACCCGCCAAAGAACTTGAGGAGTAAAGGCT from Arthrobacter polaris encodes:
- the galU gene encoding UTP--glucose-1-phosphate uridylyltransferase GalU → MTSAKHVRKAVIPAAGLGTRFLPATKAMPKEMLPVVDKPAIQYVVQEAVSAGLTDVLMITGRNKRALEDHFDRVPVTEQLLEAKGDTERLAAIQHATDLGEIHYVRQGDPQGLGHAVLRAKTHVGNEPFAVLLGDDLIDERDELLTTMIAVQERTGGSVVALIEVPQEKISSYGCADMSIIDGEEYVRVNHLVEKPSIEEAPSNLAVIGRYVLHPAVFEVLENTPPGRGNEIQLTDALQTLATMEGEGGGVYGVIFHGRRYDTGDKLSYLKAVVTLACESEDLGPDLREWLGEFTPELQPESSRMAPAR